The Silene latifolia isolate original U9 population chromosome X, ASM4854445v1, whole genome shotgun sequence genome contains the following window.
CATTTTGATATGATATAGTTGTAGCTATAGGGGATGGTGATTACTGATTAGTGATTACTAACTAGAGTTTGTCGAATTATTGCAtaacattattttaataattatttatttTCCCTTCCCTTAACTCTTGATTAAGGGTACGGCGTAGAATTGAAGTTAGAAGTGTTAGTCGGATGTGATTTTAAGTTGTACTCTGTAATGGAGAATATTTTTCGTCATTATAAAAGGAATTTCATTTTTAAGATATATGAAATTCTGAATGGTCGTTTGATTgtcatgtaaacttttataagCGGTAATTCCTACCCTGTAGATATGAATTGTTACAAATAAGTGAAGTTTTATtctaaaattaattggtgataaAAGGAGTAATCCACTAATTTATAAATTAGTCTCCTCACTCAAAATTATCGAAGTGGAACAATGCCCAAACATACACACAAGAAGAGACCTCAGCATTTTATATTTCTAAATTCGTATAGTAAATCAAACAAACTTCGATTCTTAGATTTTGTTTGAGAATGCATTTCCGAATTAATAAACCAAGTCCTGACTTTATGTCATCTAACCAAATACGGAGTATCAGCTAACTTTTCACCTAATTTCACAAACAGTTTTAATAAAAATCGGGTATTTTTTCAGGTCTTAATTTTCAACTTCCTTTTCAAGTTTCAGTTACATTTTcggttagttttaccaaacagagttTTAAATAGTGATTTTTCTTATTAACAAATTGAGATATTCTAGAATAAAAGATGAAGCGAGAATTTTGTAAGGAGCTAATAGCTATATAGGGCAAATAAGGATGGGATATCCCTCTAAGAAATCATTAATTGAGtccaatttatttatttatttatttttttagacAAACGTGTACTATTTTATATAAACTATTAAAAAAGGAGATTACATACTATACGATTACAACCAAGCAGAATAAAACTAATTACCATACAAATATAGGGGAATAAGATACCCCTAAACTACTAGAAACAGAAGTAACAGAACTAAAATTACAAGCGGAAGTAACTGTAGTAGTAAGACAGCATTTCTTAAGTTCAAATCATTTATTAGCCATATATGAATATTAAGTTTAAGTTGGTTACACTTTGTTTCATATAAAACGGCTTATACAAATCTGTGTCATAGACAAGTGACACATTTCATTCGCACTCATCCATTTATTAACTGACAGCTCTCTATTTgcgaacacaaattctcattatagacgtacactatccgtctatacgtataaacggataccatttcccctcacaaaatacccatttgccataaagtgggaagcacatggggggtgccccaccttgtcccccctacccattttattagaggtctttacccgtctgttcgccccacccgtttatatcaagacctattgatttgCGAAAGCTCTTGGATAGGAGTAAACACTAAACAAGCAACTTCGGAAGAAAAgtagaaaacaaacgaaaacaagaACTACCCATTGACTTGATATGGTCAAGGGTCTTGCAAAATTGAGATGTGTAATTCTGTTCAATAATTGAAAAAGATTATTGTTAAGAAAGCAGCTATTTTTTGAGACGGGTGACAAATATATTCATTTTTAAGAATTTAAATAAGGTTAATTACGCTGATAATTAGATATAACAAGTTTTTTGCTAACTTGAAATCTGAATACATTTTATTTTTATCACATTTACTTATTTGATTCGTTTTAAGTGTAAGACAACAAAATAGGTATGTTCATTTTAAACAAGAGTTTGTGTTATTAACGTTAATCATATTTGTCCTTAAGCGCACTTTGGGATAATTATGTTCTATTTTTTTATTTGCGGTAAATTGACAGTCGAATACTCTATCAAAATGACGAGATGATCGGTCCTATTATAAAAAAACGACATAATTTTCCATCATTGTAAAAAAAAGTACATATAAACCATTTCGTAAAGGATATTCACGTAATGAACGACCTCAACAGTTTAAGATACGCCGTAACGTTTGACTCAACCTAAATCCGACCTGAAGTAGCGATTAAGGATTCTAATACCAACACACACATCGCTCCGGAAAATGACGACGTTTTATTTGGGTTTGTATGTACTCTCAAGCTGTAGTACTAAGCTGACTTGGTCCTTAGAAAATTTCGTGCTTGACACAATAATTGTGTCCATAAATACTCTCCTTCACACATTTCTTCACTTCACTCATCAATCAAAGAGTAATACTTACATTTCAAACTAAATAAATCCCCCTTATTTCCTCTTCTTTTAAAATAACTTTTTTGCACTTGTACTcaagaaataatctcaactttttAGACCATTCAATCCCCTTTTCAAACAATGAAGGTAACACCCCTTTACTTCTATTCTTGTAAAAACGCGAAAGCGGTGATTGAGCCCCTTTACTATACAACATTAATATTATGATCATTTGTTAACTCAAATCATTATATCTACTTTTGTGCTACATTTAGCTAATGTTTGATCTGCTGACTTCATCTGTTTCATTTAATTGTATACATTTATATCGAGTAGTACATACATACATTTATTTATACTTAATTGACCTcttataattattttttttttttttcagaaagtGATTTTACAATTGGATGTACATGACGAGAAGTCCAAGCAAAAGGCTATGAAGATGGTTTCTTCACTTTTTGGTATGCATTCATCTTTCATTCTTTATTTGTTGGATTTTCTAATGCGCCAATTATATTATCGTAAATAAATCTTATAATATAAACCAGTTTGCACTAATTATGATTAGATCGCCCACTATAGATACATTTACCAACGAATTGGTAACAATTTTAAAGCAGAGCCTAGGGAGCGAACTAGTAATGCAATAAAATCATCCACGGACATGCTTACTAGGCTACTATAATTATATTTACGCAATTTTACCCTAGTCGATCAATATTTAAATTCCGACATCTAATTATATGAATTGAATAAATGAATATGCAGGGATCGACTCAATATCAATGGACATGAAGGAAAGGAAATTGACCCTAACAGGGGACATAGACGCAGTGAAAATCGTTAGCAAATTGAGGAAAGCTTACAATACGCAAATTATTTCAGTTGGGCCGGTGAAAGAACCGGAGAAGAAAAAAGACGAGCCGAAGAAAGATGAACCGAAAAAACTCGAATACATATATCCGGCCCATAAGATGATGACCGGATATGTCCAGGGTTATCCTCCTATTCCCTACTATGCTAAAAGCATTGAAGAAGACCCAAATGCATGTGTTATTTGTTGATTAAAGCCACTATGATTACATTAATTTATTATAAAACCGTATTACTTTACGTAAATCCTCTATCTATAAAAGCTAGAGCATTTAAGATGATTTTATTGGCTCCTTAAATTTAGGGCATGAAAAAAcaaattctattttttttttgaaacccacGTTCTAAGCATATTTAATTACCCTCTTTGTTACTTTTAATTCTCTCTCATGTTCTCCATATTAATTATTAATGAACTCTATATTATATTATATGATGATATTATTATATAGTTAAAATATACAATTCCATGTATATAAATCAATTTTACATCACCTTCAAATTAGCCAAGAAATACAAAATTATTCAACAACTTATTCAAATTGAATTATTCATTATTCTTCTAATGACAGAAGGCTTTCATAGAGTAAAATATGAAATAAATATAGATAATTCAATTCAATGCAtaataatgaaataaaactttAGATTCACTGAACTAGACAAATAACTACTAAATGAGAACTTATTTTTATGTGATCATcttgagaattttagttgttaagaaacaattttaattaacacaatttcagaaatattttaaataaaaaatacaTTTGATATATCCGAAAACATTTTAAACAACATTAGACAAATAATTCGCCACTTCATATATTTTGATGAAACCGCAACTTAACATAAAAAGTAAGAAAAAGGCAACGGGTTAGTCTACTTGCATAATTTTTTCAAATGATTAGTTCCAAATAACTTCATAAATGACGATCTAATTAGATAGAGAAGATTAGGTTAATGTTAAGTTAAGATTAGTGATAATTTGTATGAGCAATTAAAAACGAACTATGCACTGATTCGGAGTTATTTTGTTAGTGGTAAATGAGGCGGAGAAGATTAGTGATAATTGTGAATGCACATTGGCAGAGCAATTTAGGGGACAATTATGATACTTTGCCAAGAATGAAAGGGTGATGTGTAGGTGAAAGATTCCGAGGAGGATAAAATAgggttaagtttttttttttttttgaggtgaaTATTATGGGTAAGTATTAGGTAAGTATTTGGGCTTAAGGGGTGGGTTGGGCAAATCAACAAGTTGATCACAAtccaaatttgaagaaaaaaaatggaaaatataTGGGTTGATGACAAATAAGATTAGAATGGACGTTCCAACTTCCAAGATTTATGAGGGTGAGTAGGGTTATATTACAACTAATTTAAATAAAGCAAAGTATGCGAGATGTTTTAAGTTAAGACGATTTCAACTTAAGATTAATTGTACTAGATTTGTTCTTATAAGAAAAGTTTTGTCgacggttttgcattttttttgtatGGGTCTAATTAGTGCATTATTGAGCATATGATTTCGTGTTATTTGAATTCATTTACATATTTTACACGTATATGACTATTTTTGTTTCAAATGTTTATAATTTTATAAGatgtttttttattatttgtaaATTTCTAATTTTGTTGGTTTATATTGTTTAGAATTTGAAATTAAACAATTTATACCAATATTTTTATTAAGAATTTTAATAAAGAAACTTTTACACGGCCGTAACATAAACTCAAAATAATAAAAGATTTATGAAAGTACTTTGCTTAAAACTAATGTAGATAAAGTTTTAAATACATCTAATTATCGTATTAACTAACATATTTCAAATGTTATACGAAGTAATAAAAAAATctaacccgtgcattttttgcacgggattaaaactagtatATTTATAAAGTAGTTACCAAGTTTTATTTTTAcctattttagtaattaaaggCCGTTTTACCAAAAGTATTGTAAAACGGCCTTAAACACGTTTTGATTAGATCTAGTTGTAGCTATAGGTGATGATGATTACTGATGAGAGTTTTGTTGAATTATTGCATAAGataatttttataattattaattttacTCTCCCTTAACTCTTGATTAAGGGTACGGTGTAGAATTGAGGACATAAGTGTTAGTTGGATATGATTTAAGTTGTAATGGTGATTATTGTTCcgagtgtaattccggagcaggatttgttaccacgtaagcttgtagaatgatgactttgcttgactcttcctttcggcctctcctgaaacaatgaacaaactgagggctcggcttgataccgagcgaactcactccgacgctcaagtcagtaaacttaaatagattaagttgtgtgttacttggcaaagtatattatagagagataagggagtttataccagatttatAGTGAGTATTAGAGtgaattgtggattattggatcgttttctcaatgagggttgaggagtatttatagactttttgGCTTTTTGTCACGTAGTGACAGTGTGGCgaggtggaaagatcgatctaccctcggccgagggacccatggcgggCCGGGTGGCTGGTTGAccccatgccgaggggacttggatgtgagtacgcggtaaTGTCTCACGGTGGTTAGTtgccagccgagacccaagtgaagCCGACAGTGCGTCGGTTAGGGTACATCGATACGTTGactctttgtggatatctttggaCTCGCTTCAATATGTTGATTTCGGTCAACGTGGTGCGAGAATATCGCCCATCAATTATATTTCGTCATTACTCATCATAAAAGGAATTTCATTTTTAAGATACCTGGATGGTCGTTTGATTGTTAATTGTTATGTAAACTTTTCCGAGTAATAATTCTTACTCTCTAGATGACTGGATATGATTTGTTATgtgcttttatccttttgttGAATACATAGATAGATTTTTGAAAGGAACTGAGATCAAAAGATGCAATTGAGTGTTTCGGACAAGCTACTTGTGAAATGTAGCATTTTTTTCTTCTAAGTAGGACCATTTCGAACTGCCTCGTTGAGTGATCTTGTATGTTTCACCCAATCGATGCAATGACCGTGGAACTCACTCCATACACCATAATCATTGTAAGAATAGTAAACAAAAAATTCATCTagtaatgtaaaaaaaaaaaaaaaaaaaaaaataacttcgtctcaattatttgtttacctttaattaaagaGATTTGCTATATCACGCCCCCTGTTTTACTTGTTACGCCCcctattttttcatttattcctaTTTTGCCCTTAAACTATGTATTTAGTTAACTAAAATATTTCTAGTTTTTTATTTTACGATTTTTGGAGACGGttttttacaaaattaaataaaattaaatcGTACTCATTCATCCAAGACGATATTAAATCGTTACAAAAAACgtcttgaatgaatgaatgaatgaatgaaaaaattATATCGTTTCAAGAATAATGATTACaagatttaaaaaataaaataaaatttagcgGCACACATAACACGATTTAAAAAAATACGAAAATTGGCCTCGTCATGTAGTTTACAAGACACAACCAATGACCCGTCATGTGGATTACAAGACACGGCCATGGCACTGTCATGTGGCTTACAAGACATGGCCATGGACCTGTCATGTAAACCACATGACACACCCATGGTTCTGTCGTGTAAACCACACGACATGGCCATGGCCGCGTCTTGTAATTCACATGACACCACCATGGCCGCGTCTTGTAATTCACAAGACAaggctactttttttttttttttttttttttagtgaaaGTAATTGCAATAGTTGGTGGAAAATACGTCTTTTTAAGACCGggaacatattaaattaattacTCTAAAAATCGCCCCAAACTCAGTTACGACAAAGCGGTAATTAAATCAAAAatgaaaagttcaacaaaaatcaTTTACTATTATACAATTATTAGTTATTGTAAAAGATATTACCAAAATCCAATAATTataaaacaataatttaaaaAACGTCTCCGATTAT
Protein-coding sequences here:
- the LOC141618356 gene encoding heavy metal-associated isoprenylated plant protein 12-like isoform X3, producing the protein MKKVILQLDVHDEKSKQKAMKMVSSLFGIDSISMDMKERKLTLTGDIDAVKIVSKLRKAYNTQIISVGPVKEPEKKKDEPKKDEPKKLEYIYPAHKMMTGYVQGYPPIPYYAKSIEEDPNACVIC